From a single Methylacidiphilum kamchatkense Kam1 genomic region:
- a CDS encoding Mut7-C RNAse domain-containing protein — protein MAADDAAKEFELTFRFYSLLNDFLPVWKRQKEIKKAFGKHTTLKDAIESFGVPHTEIGLILCNSLPASFEQKVIEGALVSVFPHFKTIDIGKLAPILFERPKQFKFILDVHLGTLARYLRLLGFDTLYNNTYSDAQLADIAYAEERILLTRDPGLLKRKKVKQGYFVRAIEPRLQAIEILREFHLKENLSPFGRCLRCNGLLQSVNKVEIKNVVPPKVCEIHNSFLKCQCCAKIYWPGSHYHRMKSLVLWLQIHAY, from the coding sequence ATGGCAGCAGACGATGCTGCCAAGGAGTTTGAATTAACCTTTCGCTTTTATTCTTTGCTGAATGATTTTCTTCCAGTCTGGAAAAGACAAAAAGAAATAAAAAAAGCCTTTGGCAAACATACCACTTTAAAAGATGCCATTGAGTCTTTTGGAGTGCCCCATACCGAAATTGGACTCATCCTCTGTAATAGTCTTCCTGCTAGTTTCGAACAAAAAGTTATAGAGGGTGCTCTTGTGAGCGTTTTCCCTCATTTTAAAACGATCGACATTGGAAAATTAGCTCCAATTCTTTTTGAAAGGCCAAAACAATTTAAATTTATTCTTGATGTCCATTTAGGGACCCTAGCTCGATATTTGCGACTGCTTGGCTTTGATACTCTCTACAACAATACCTATTCTGATGCGCAACTGGCAGATATTGCCTATGCAGAGGAAAGAATTTTATTAACGAGAGATCCAGGACTTTTGAAAAGAAAAAAAGTCAAGCAAGGCTATTTTGTCCGAGCCATTGAGCCCAGACTGCAAGCCATAGAAATCCTAAGGGAGTTCCATTTAAAAGAAAATCTTAGTCCTTTTGGAAGGTGCCTCCGCTGTAATGGCCTACTTCAATCTGTAAACAAAGTAGAAATTAAAAATGTTGTTCCTCCAAAAGTCTGTGAAATACATAATTCTTTTTTAAAATGTCAATGTTGTGCTAAAATTTATTGGCCGGGGAGTCATTATCATCGGATGAAGTCACTAGTTCTTTGGCTTCAGATTCATGCTTACTAA
- a CDS encoding DsbA family protein codes for MDKIFFLFLFCFFTIVAMLWGHPAETLSNRERASAEGPRKYLFPLVGDWMKGPVRAPAFLIEYVDFQCPVCKRYNEINKELLKDYQGRLLIIYRHKPSPTHPYSFIAALSAEAAGKEGCFWQMADLLFEKQDEWANAQDPWKLFRQYAHSLNIAEERFLRNLKDPQQQNKILKDIQSSLALGATTIPSFFLNAERIPNPQSYEDFKILIEASLIKSKKTQVHEHADIRVVLDGKPVDFSLPKFQSKYGQELDPYVHLHHGNGKVLHKHKNGINLGYFLKPLVWILEKIILAWIQVRDLSPVAIKFSCFLSMVEKNP; via the coding sequence ATGGATAAGATATTTTTCCTTTTTTTATTTTGTTTTTTTACCATTGTAGCAATGCTTTGGGGACATCCAGCCGAAACTCTTTCTAATAGAGAGAGAGCCAGCGCCGAAGGCCCAAGAAAATACTTATTCCCCTTAGTAGGAGATTGGATGAAGGGTCCTGTTCGAGCACCTGCTTTTTTGATCGAATATGTCGACTTTCAATGCCCGGTGTGTAAAAGGTATAATGAAATCAACAAAGAACTTTTGAAAGATTATCAAGGAAGGCTATTGATCATTTATAGACATAAACCTTCTCCGACGCATCCTTACAGTTTTATAGCTGCATTAAGCGCTGAAGCCGCTGGCAAAGAAGGATGTTTTTGGCAAATGGCTGATCTGCTTTTTGAAAAACAAGATGAATGGGCCAATGCCCAAGATCCATGGAAATTATTTAGACAATATGCCCACTCTTTAAACATAGCCGAAGAACGCTTTTTAAGGAACCTGAAAGATCCACAGCAGCAAAATAAGATCTTGAAGGATATCCAGAGTTCTCTTGCTTTAGGAGCGACGACGATTCCCTCTTTTTTCTTGAATGCTGAAAGGATTCCAAATCCTCAGTCATACGAAGATTTTAAAATACTCATTGAGGCTTCTCTTATTAAATCTAAAAAGACGCAAGTTCATGAGCATGCTGATATTAGAGTGGTGCTTGATGGAAAGCCAGTGGATTTTTCGTTGCCTAAATTTCAGTCGAAATACGGTCAGGAGCTAGATCCCTATGTCCATTTGCATCATGGCAATGGGAAGGTGCTCCATAAACATAAAAATGGGATTAACCTCGGGTATTTTTTAAAACCCTTGGTATGGATTTTGGAAAAGATCATTTTAGCTTGGATACAGGTAAGAGATTTGAGCCCAGTGGCAATAAAGTTCTCCTGCTTTTTGTCAATGGTCGAAAAGAACCCTTAA
- a CDS encoding glucan biosynthesis protein, whose amino-acid sequence MEGFSQPNFWEEIKTKARGLSNLPFREPRSRLPSWLEKLSYGQWEAIRFDANNSLWREEKLPFEIQFYHLGSIFRVPVTIFEVVHEQEKKIEFLEKSFFYGPSIEKKPIERDIGFAGFSVYSTDWQKKEYCMIAKFLGACFFQGLTCGQIPGITARTIAINTALAEGEEFPFFREFWLVKPKKEDSELELYSIVDSPSITQACRFIILSEGFSTVCKIDTQLFFRSSPKKIGIAPLSAMFEYGENGPKVLSDYRPQVHEADGLLIESATGDWTWSPLENPSRLVVKEIAKGQLLGFGLVQRNRLYDHYQDIHRSFQDMPSAWVQLNSGFLEDGEVELVEVPLKDDLNKNILLFWTPSKTPFAGQSLSFSYSVCWLKGEVPAEGKLGKVISARVDRTKTSQGKTAMLLSFKGELLEENAALGFNPVVHVLSGGELLYATVGWEAQEKTALLEVQIQENGREPLRVEGWLENTGKKLTERWYQELFK is encoded by the coding sequence TTGGAAGGTTTTTCTCAACCGAACTTCTGGGAAGAAATCAAAACAAAGGCTAGGGGGCTATCGAATCTACCTTTTCGTGAGCCACGGAGCCGCCTTCCTAGCTGGTTAGAAAAACTCTCTTATGGCCAATGGGAAGCGATCCGATTTGATGCCAATAACAGTCTTTGGAGAGAAGAAAAACTTCCTTTTGAGATTCAGTTTTATCACTTGGGTTCCATTTTCAGGGTGCCCGTTACTATCTTTGAAGTAGTACATGAGCAAGAAAAGAAAATTGAATTTTTGGAAAAATCTTTTTTTTATGGGCCTTCAATAGAAAAAAAGCCGATTGAGAGAGATATCGGTTTTGCTGGCTTTTCAGTTTATAGTACAGACTGGCAGAAAAAAGAATATTGTATGATTGCAAAGTTTCTTGGCGCCTGTTTTTTCCAGGGACTCACTTGTGGACAAATCCCTGGAATAACAGCTCGAACAATAGCTATCAATACGGCTTTAGCCGAAGGCGAGGAGTTTCCTTTTTTTAGAGAGTTTTGGCTTGTAAAGCCAAAAAAAGAGGATTCTGAGCTCGAACTCTACTCAATTGTGGATTCCCCTAGTATCACTCAAGCCTGTCGGTTTATTATTCTATCTGAGGGCTTCTCTACGGTGTGCAAAATTGATACACAACTCTTTTTTCGTTCTTCTCCAAAAAAAATTGGGATAGCTCCTCTGTCTGCCATGTTTGAGTATGGAGAAAATGGTCCCAAAGTCCTGTCGGATTATAGACCTCAGGTTCATGAGGCTGACGGACTACTAATTGAGTCGGCTACTGGAGATTGGACATGGAGCCCTTTGGAAAATCCTTCACGCTTGGTTGTAAAAGAAATAGCTAAAGGCCAACTTTTGGGATTCGGATTAGTTCAAAGGAATAGACTTTATGATCATTACCAGGATATCCATAGAAGCTTTCAGGATATGCCCTCTGCTTGGGTACAGTTAAACAGCGGATTTCTAGAAGATGGAGAAGTTGAATTGGTGGAGGTTCCACTCAAAGATGATTTGAACAAAAACATTCTGCTTTTCTGGACGCCATCCAAAACCCCTTTTGCTGGTCAGTCACTGAGCTTTAGTTATTCAGTCTGTTGGCTCAAAGGAGAGGTGCCAGCAGAGGGAAAATTGGGCAAAGTCATTTCGGCAAGAGTGGATCGAACAAAGACATCTCAGGGTAAAACAGCTATGCTACTCAGTTTTAAGGGAGAATTACTGGAAGAGAATGCTGCTTTAGGATTTAATCCAGTGGTTCATGTTCTGTCGGGAGGAGAGCTCCTTTACGCTACTGTTGGATGGGAGGCTCAAGAAAAAACGGCGCTGCTAGAAGTGCAAATCCAGGAGAACGGTAGAGAACCACTGCGAGTAGAAGGTTGGCTAGAAAATACAGGGAAAAAACTGACCGAAAGGTGGTATCAAGAATTGTTCAAATGA
- a CDS encoding hydrogenase expression/formation C-terminal domain-containing protein gives MKKKLDKYKKFFDLLSQLKSMFCPGYLKGNLRSFNLISDIIKALYAVLIESKKNIVYDLSVVVQNEIEEFFRILGLGELCIFYSNAGAVFAAQQTLFSGVWWVENKIISDKVSNLSIEIGLIPRFVSAEREERLQNLDFDTMLPSLKSTSVGFQALISSLVRDTKGNHLAMNEKKIQLNLLPLVPQDKKTLFSLLPKTAITIYSQQKQAWVFGTPWKNIWWIEELTDVAINRRELGLLVCEFPYSLFPVSSELRISARRLEKIAAQLKP, from the coding sequence TTGAAAAAAAAGTTAGATAAGTATAAAAAATTCTTTGATCTTCTATCCCAATTGAAAAGTATGTTTTGTCCTGGATATCTGAAAGGGAATCTTCGCTCTTTTAATTTAATAAGTGATATTATCAAAGCCCTTTATGCAGTCTTAATAGAAAGTAAAAAGAACATCGTTTATGATTTATCAGTTGTAGTCCAAAATGAGATTGAAGAATTTTTCCGGATTCTAGGATTGGGTGAGCTCTGTATTTTTTATTCTAATGCTGGAGCTGTGTTTGCTGCTCAGCAAACCTTGTTTTCCGGTGTCTGGTGGGTAGAAAACAAAATCATTTCTGACAAAGTTTCTAATTTGAGTATTGAAATCGGATTAATCCCTAGATTTGTATCTGCCGAACGAGAAGAACGTCTACAAAACTTGGATTTTGACACTATGCTTCCATCCCTCAAATCAACGAGCGTAGGATTTCAGGCACTCATCAGTTCTTTAGTGAGGGATACGAAAGGAAACCATTTGGCTATGAACGAAAAAAAGATTCAATTGAATCTTCTTCCCCTAGTTCCTCAGGATAAAAAAACGTTGTTTAGCCTGTTACCAAAAACTGCAATTACAATTTATTCTCAACAAAAGCAGGCTTGGGTTTTTGGGACTCCATGGAAAAATATCTGGTGGATTGAAGAGCTTACCGATGTAGCAATAAATAGGAGGGAGTTAGGCCTACTTGTCTGCGAATTTCCTTATTCCTTGTTTCCTGTTAGCTCAGAACTTAGAATAAGCGCTCGAAGACTAGAAAAAATAGCTGCCCAGCTAAAACCATAA
- the mdoH gene encoding glucans biosynthesis glucosyltransferase MdoH: MIQQSFWEKIALRRRILLLFLVIVPTIIASEFMAEILPYKGSNPLEIAIIILFGILFGWISIGLWTAIAGFLLLVGNKEKLKAMRDESKSIMAETKVAVLMPIYCEKVERICAGIEAIYRSIEENGKLSFFDFFILSDSDSPDNQIEEEIGWANLCRKVNGIGKILYRIRRVRLKKKSGNIAEFCRRWAAYYKYLIVLDADSLMGGQTMIRLVEIMESNPSVGLVQTVPKALGASSLFSRIEQFSSHLLGSMFAAGIHYWQLGDGQYWGHNAIIRTEPFIKYCGLPKLSDRLPFGGEILSHDFVESALLRKSGYSVWLAYELEDSYEELPPTLLDELKRDRRWCQGNLQHLRLIFSKGLFIFNRFLFLNGVMAYGSAVLWGGFLVLTTLESLLHIFIVPNYFPQGLSLFPSWPVFHADWAALLFLFTLLVLLMPKLLGVLLVIWARELGKYGGLKNLLESVFLEILFSTLIAPIKALFHGLFILSAFLGKRVSWGKQIREGAEFSWKDGFYHFFPVTIIGMALGIGSYLLNPSSFWWLLPVIFSFLLSIPLAVLSSRISLGIKAKEKGIFTVPVESDPTPVIVALKKALNEKASYVRRGLSIYGFRSAVVDPLIHALHLACIGLSKCKKESREIKEWKHQLIERSLQNGPESLSSFEKKALLRDPYSLSLLHKKIWTADPPIWKLWVGDAER; encoded by the coding sequence ATGATACAGCAAAGCTTTTGGGAAAAGATTGCGCTGAGGCGAAGGATTCTACTACTATTTCTGGTAATCGTTCCCACCATAATAGCCAGCGAGTTCATGGCGGAAATTCTTCCATACAAGGGGTCCAATCCCCTGGAAATAGCCATCATTATTCTTTTTGGAATTCTTTTTGGTTGGATATCGATCGGTTTATGGACGGCGATTGCAGGGTTTCTGCTGCTTGTTGGAAATAAAGAAAAGTTGAAAGCAATGCGGGATGAATCCAAATCTATTATGGCCGAAACCAAAGTGGCTGTCTTAATGCCCATTTATTGTGAAAAAGTTGAAAGGATTTGTGCCGGGATCGAGGCCATTTATAGGTCCATAGAAGAAAATGGGAAACTTTCTTTTTTTGATTTTTTTATCCTTAGCGATTCGGATAGTCCAGACAACCAGATAGAAGAGGAGATTGGCTGGGCGAATCTTTGCAGAAAAGTCAACGGCATAGGCAAAATTCTTTATAGGATAAGAAGAGTACGGTTAAAAAAGAAAAGTGGGAATATCGCTGAATTTTGTAGGCGCTGGGCTGCTTATTACAAATACTTAATTGTTCTAGATGCGGACAGTCTTATGGGAGGGCAAACAATGATAAGGCTTGTGGAAATCATGGAATCCAATCCATCTGTTGGATTGGTTCAAACAGTTCCTAAAGCGCTTGGTGCCAGTTCTCTTTTTTCTCGGATAGAACAGTTTTCAAGCCATCTTTTGGGTTCCATGTTTGCTGCTGGCATTCATTATTGGCAGCTTGGAGATGGCCAATATTGGGGACATAATGCAATTATCCGGACCGAGCCCTTCATAAAATATTGTGGCTTGCCAAAACTATCGGATAGGCTGCCATTTGGCGGAGAAATCCTTAGCCATGATTTCGTCGAATCGGCCCTTTTGAGAAAATCAGGCTATTCGGTTTGGTTAGCTTACGAGCTTGAGGATAGCTATGAAGAACTGCCTCCAACCCTTCTTGATGAATTGAAAAGAGACAGGAGGTGGTGTCAAGGAAATCTTCAACATCTTCGACTCATCTTTTCTAAAGGTTTGTTTATCTTTAATCGATTTCTTTTCCTTAACGGTGTGATGGCCTATGGTTCAGCGGTACTTTGGGGAGGGTTTCTAGTGCTTACTACTCTGGAAAGTCTGCTTCATATTTTTATCGTTCCAAACTACTTTCCTCAAGGGTTAAGTCTTTTCCCTAGCTGGCCTGTTTTTCATGCTGATTGGGCAGCATTGCTTTTTCTGTTTACTCTTTTGGTATTATTAATGCCGAAGCTCTTAGGGGTGCTTCTTGTGATTTGGGCTAGGGAATTGGGAAAATATGGAGGGCTGAAAAATCTTCTAGAAAGTGTATTCCTAGAAATTCTGTTTTCGACCTTGATTGCTCCTATCAAAGCACTATTCCATGGACTTTTTATTTTATCTGCTTTCTTGGGGAAGAGGGTCAGCTGGGGCAAACAGATACGGGAAGGAGCTGAATTTTCTTGGAAAGACGGATTTTATCATTTTTTTCCTGTGACTATTATTGGCATGGCTCTTGGGATTGGTAGCTACCTATTAAATCCTTCGAGTTTCTGGTGGCTTTTACCTGTTATTTTTTCTTTTTTGCTTTCCATTCCTCTAGCTGTGCTTTCCAGTAGGATCTCTTTAGGAATAAAGGCAAAAGAAAAAGGAATCTTTACGGTTCCTGTCGAGTCAGATCCAACTCCTGTCATCGTTGCGCTAAAAAAAGCGCTAAACGAAAAGGCTTCTTATGTTAGAAGAGGACTCTCAATTTATGGCTTTAGATCTGCAGTCGTGGATCCGTTGATCCATGCACTCCATCTCGCCTGCATTGGCTTGTCAAAATGCAAAAAGGAGTCTAGGGAGATTAAAGAATGGAAACACCAATTAATTGAACGTTCTCTTCAAAATGGCCCTGAGTCTTTATCCTCTTTCGAAAAAAAAGCGCTCTTAAGGGATCCCTATAGCTTGAGCCTTCTTCATAAGAAAATATGGACTGCCGATCCACCCATCTGGAAGCTCTGGGTGGGAGATGCCGAAAGGTAA
- a CDS encoding M48 family metallopeptidase, producing the protein MLILGQSFVWLVVLIASAELAWDYWLSSRQLKYLSKTKNSQNSPSFNNTSFASLSSSSDSYLYANQKIKLAQLRSVFFYLLFLFWIPFGGLRMFEEFWKIFPFPKIWSGCCFLISILWLEDTLRTLFSAIRTFGIESQFGFNRTTPILFLFDQVGHWILSLFFLCPLFLLFLWIKEFSSLWWLYCWVIWIIALFLIEWMLPVWIIPLFYRLKPLEDKDLKDKIEKIFKKNGFPIHQIFVMEGSKRSLHSNAFLTGFGKHRRIILYDTLTNQLDREELIAVLFHELAHYRLGHLWKSRLVTLLGGLVMFLFLNLLDTHKTWIAAFSLDPNWSPSTFGLAIVLLPILLYPLEPLKNWLLRKAEKESDAFAALKWAAEPLIEALKKIVSTNYLTYDSDPLYSMFYESHPSVFERIRWIEKISIHRGEPPAIPSQH; encoded by the coding sequence ATGCTTATCCTTGGGCAAAGTTTTGTTTGGTTGGTTGTTCTTATTGCCAGTGCTGAACTCGCTTGGGACTACTGGCTAAGCAGTAGACAACTCAAATATCTCTCGAAAACAAAGAATTCACAAAACTCCCCCTCTTTCAACAATACTTCTTTTGCCTCTTTGAGTTCTTCATCCGATTCTTACCTTTATGCCAACCAAAAAATCAAATTGGCGCAACTTCGTTCGGTCTTTTTCTATCTTTTGTTCCTTTTTTGGATCCCTTTTGGGGGACTGAGAATGTTTGAAGAATTTTGGAAGATTTTTCCTTTTCCAAAGATCTGGTCAGGCTGCTGTTTTTTGATCTCCATCCTCTGGCTAGAAGATACCCTAAGAACCCTATTTTCTGCCATTAGGACTTTTGGGATTGAATCTCAATTTGGTTTCAATCGAACTACTCCAATTTTATTCCTTTTTGATCAGGTTGGCCATTGGATTCTCTCTCTTTTCTTCTTATGCCCACTTTTTCTATTATTTCTCTGGATAAAAGAATTCTCTTCCTTGTGGTGGCTATACTGTTGGGTCATTTGGATTATAGCCCTTTTTCTTATAGAATGGATGCTTCCCGTGTGGATTATTCCCCTTTTCTACCGTTTAAAACCCTTGGAAGATAAAGACTTAAAAGATAAAATAGAAAAAATATTCAAAAAAAATGGTTTTCCCATTCATCAGATCTTTGTTATGGAAGGAAGCAAACGCTCCCTCCACAGCAACGCTTTTTTGACAGGTTTCGGGAAACACCGCCGTATTATACTCTACGACACGTTGACCAATCAATTAGACCGGGAGGAACTTATTGCAGTACTTTTCCATGAATTGGCCCATTACCGGCTAGGTCATCTTTGGAAAAGTCGACTTGTAACCCTTTTGGGAGGATTGGTCATGTTTCTTTTCCTTAATCTACTTGACACCCATAAAACTTGGATAGCTGCATTTAGCCTGGATCCAAACTGGTCTCCATCCACTTTTGGACTGGCAATCGTGCTCTTGCCTATTTTACTTTATCCGCTAGAACCTTTAAAAAACTGGCTTTTGAGAAAGGCTGAAAAAGAATCAGATGCCTTCGCTGCCTTGAAATGGGCCGCAGAACCGCTGATCGAGGCACTGAAAAAAATCGTTTCTACAAATTACTTAACTTACGATTCCGATCCCCTCTATTCCATGTTCTACGAAAGCCATCCATCCGTTTTCGAAAGAATTCGATGGATCGAAAAAATTTCCATTCACCGCGGAGAGCCTCCAGCCATTCCTAGTCAGCACTAA
- a CDS encoding glucan biosynthesis protein D, whose translation MKKFVFLCPLSLGLFLLFVFFGASKYKTTGKQPKAKENVSFFSRLVKKAKELSFTSYLQPPPVPAQLSNLSYDQWFGISFKDPRGIIPNESRFVIKPFPLGYLFCQPVFLHLITANGEEKNYDFEPSLFDFKNVELGKLPKNLGFSGFRVFYDSKEKGGWLELFSIVGASYFRSLGLGQTWGLSARAIAVNTTGSSKEEFPYYREFWIEEPKKEDRSLSFYALLDGESLTGAFHFLFSPGETSKLEIENYIFLRKTVEKLGIAPLTSMFLQGENSPLLYNPLHPEEHDSDGLSIQLDTGEWIWRPLQNPPFFSSFEFPIRGKLLGFGLMQRDRNFDHYKSLLLHYESRPSAWIIPSQGWEEGHVELVELPTTTETKDNIVCYFVSNTPALSQKQFHYAYTIFWGRDVIAGSEIGRVVSTRYAQLDKTIREYVVDFSIPGSSEGLDPQPILLVGQGAKLIELRIERNSYVNGFRLTFKIQRQEAGPIPLKAYLEAKDFPLTETWDYVDFP comes from the coding sequence ATGAAAAAATTTGTTTTTCTCTGTCCCCTTTCTCTAGGCCTTTTTCTACTCTTTGTTTTCTTTGGTGCTTCTAAATACAAAACCACAGGAAAACAACCTAAAGCTAAAGAGAATGTTTCTTTTTTCTCTAGGCTTGTAAAGAAAGCAAAAGAACTTTCATTCACTTCTTATCTGCAGCCTCCACCAGTTCCTGCCCAACTTTCCAATCTTAGTTATGACCAGTGGTTTGGTATTAGTTTTAAAGATCCAAGAGGAATCATTCCCAATGAAAGTCGGTTTGTGATTAAGCCTTTTCCCTTAGGATATCTTTTCTGTCAGCCAGTTTTTCTCCATCTGATCACTGCCAATGGCGAAGAAAAGAACTATGATTTTGAACCTTCACTTTTTGATTTTAAGAACGTGGAGCTTGGGAAATTGCCAAAAAATCTTGGATTTTCTGGCTTTAGAGTATTTTATGATTCGAAAGAAAAAGGGGGATGGTTGGAACTTTTTTCGATTGTTGGGGCCAGCTATTTTCGCAGCTTGGGACTGGGACAGACCTGGGGCCTTTCAGCACGGGCTATAGCTGTCAATACTACAGGAAGCAGTAAAGAAGAATTTCCGTATTATAGGGAATTTTGGATTGAAGAACCGAAAAAAGAGGATCGGTCCCTTTCTTTTTATGCGTTACTCGATGGAGAAAGTCTTACAGGAGCCTTTCATTTTTTATTTAGTCCAGGAGAAACGAGTAAACTGGAGATTGAAAATTACATTTTTTTAAGAAAAACAGTGGAAAAATTGGGAATTGCCCCTCTAACGAGCATGTTTCTACAGGGTGAAAATAGCCCACTTCTCTATAATCCTTTGCATCCAGAAGAACACGATTCCGATGGGCTTTCTATTCAGTTGGATACTGGTGAATGGATTTGGAGACCTTTGCAAAATCCACCCTTCTTTTCTTCCTTTGAATTTCCGATTCGTGGAAAGCTACTTGGGTTTGGATTGATGCAAAGAGATAGAAATTTCGACCATTATAAATCGCTCCTTCTTCATTATGAATCTAGGCCTAGTGCTTGGATTATCCCAAGTCAAGGATGGGAAGAGGGACATGTGGAACTTGTCGAGCTTCCCACGACAACAGAAACCAAAGACAACATTGTCTGTTACTTTGTTTCCAATACCCCTGCCCTTTCACAGAAGCAGTTTCACTATGCTTATACGATTTTTTGGGGTAGGGATGTGATAGCTGGTTCGGAGATTGGCCGTGTAGTTTCTACTCGCTACGCACAACTTGACAAGACCATCCGAGAGTATGTTGTGGATTTCTCCATTCCTGGATCTTCTGAAGGGTTGGATCCACAGCCTATTCTGCTTGTTGGACAGGGTGCTAAATTGATTGAACTTAGAATAGAAAGAAATTCGTATGTCAATGGGTTTCGGTTAACTTTTAAGATTCAAAGGCAAGAAGCAGGACCCATCCCACTAAAAGCTTATCTTGAAGCAAAAGACTTTCCTTTGACTGAGACTTGGGATTATGTCGATTTTCCATAA
- a CDS encoding bifunctional homocysteine S-methyltransferase/methylenetetrahydrofolate reductase, which yields MATLIDRLNESLLIGDGALGTYLYSLGIPRGYCIEELSLSHPNLLEKVHRDYIDAGAKIIRTNTAEANAYHLSFFKLEKKLKEIVGRSVQLARKALGSREGWIAGTVGPIWTKPTESPIDMATRQSLYEELIASLIEEGVDLLFFETFTELSELLLVLDIARKKGADKLFAFIASFEEGKLSSGETLGEAFSKLRHAGATLVGINGACGVQASIHLLEEIELKAGEFLGAYPNAGKPEFYDGTFTYSASPSYFGENVARFAEEGVCLLGGDYGTEPAHIAAMAQRAATIKPLKEKPPKRRPRYLVSEQEVLPQIEPSLLDLLALKPVFMVEYDSPKTLAIGKFLEGVKAIEKAGADAITLADNSLAILRISNFAAAIHVRRVSKMIPILHIACRDRNLLGLQSELMGLGTLGFRHILALTGDPAKSGDHPGATSVYDLNSIGLIRLLASLNRGFNAAGKDLKGKTDFIIGCAFNPNTSQFEAQVKKLEAKLAAGAQFVMTQPIFDIQLIKKTYNYLKPLGIPVFIGLMPLLNYRNAEFLHNEVPGISIPEAVREKLKAVDGEKAMEVGVGFAQVLGEEILSLFKGIYLITPFLRYDISVRLLELLFSRKKS from the coding sequence ATGGCAACTCTAATAGATCGGCTTAATGAATCTCTGCTTATTGGCGATGGTGCTTTGGGGACCTATCTTTATTCTCTTGGCATTCCGAGAGGCTATTGTATTGAAGAATTAAGTCTTTCTCATCCTAACTTATTGGAAAAGGTTCATCGAGACTATATCGATGCGGGGGCAAAAATTATCCGAACCAATACGGCCGAAGCGAATGCCTACCACTTGTCGTTTTTCAAATTGGAAAAGAAGCTCAAAGAAATCGTTGGCCGCTCCGTGCAGCTAGCCAGGAAAGCTCTTGGATCCAGAGAAGGGTGGATTGCGGGCACAGTGGGTCCTATCTGGACTAAGCCTACTGAATCGCCAATCGATATGGCTACAAGACAAAGCCTCTATGAAGAGTTGATTGCCTCTCTAATTGAGGAAGGAGTAGATCTTCTTTTTTTTGAGACTTTTACCGAGCTTTCCGAACTTTTGCTTGTACTAGATATTGCTCGCAAAAAAGGAGCAGACAAGCTCTTTGCTTTTATCGCCTCCTTTGAAGAAGGAAAATTGTCGAGTGGGGAGACCCTTGGAGAGGCTTTTTCAAAACTCAGACATGCAGGGGCTACCCTTGTGGGGATCAATGGCGCATGCGGTGTCCAAGCTTCGATTCATCTTTTAGAGGAGATTGAGCTAAAGGCCGGGGAGTTTCTAGGTGCCTATCCGAATGCTGGTAAACCTGAATTTTATGATGGGACATTTACCTACTCCGCCAGTCCTTCGTATTTTGGAGAGAATGTTGCAAGATTTGCTGAAGAAGGAGTCTGCCTGCTTGGAGGGGATTACGGCACGGAGCCAGCGCATATAGCGGCGATGGCTCAAAGAGCCGCGACGATTAAGCCCCTCAAAGAAAAACCACCTAAAAGAAGGCCTCGCTATCTGGTTTCCGAACAGGAGGTTTTGCCGCAGATTGAACCATCCCTTCTTGATCTGTTAGCCCTAAAGCCTGTTTTCATGGTCGAGTATGATTCTCCTAAGACTTTAGCAATCGGAAAGTTCCTTGAGGGAGTCAAGGCAATTGAAAAAGCTGGGGCTGATGCGATAACATTGGCTGATAACTCACTTGCGATTTTAAGGATCAGTAACTTTGCAGCAGCCATTCATGTTAGAAGAGTTTCCAAAATGATTCCTATCCTCCATATAGCTTGCCGGGATAGGAATCTTTTAGGATTGCAATCGGAGTTGATGGGGCTGGGAACCTTAGGGTTCAGACATATACTGGCCCTGACAGGAGATCCAGCAAAATCTGGCGATCATCCGGGAGCTACATCAGTCTATGATCTTAATTCTATTGGATTAATCCGACTGCTTGCTAGTTTAAATAGAGGATTTAATGCCGCTGGAAAAGATCTGAAAGGTAAAACGGATTTTATCATTGGCTGTGCTTTTAATCCGAATACTTCCCAGTTTGAAGCCCAGGTAAAAAAATTGGAGGCTAAGCTGGCAGCTGGAGCGCAGTTTGTTATGACACAACCCATATTCGATATCCAGCTTATCAAAAAGACCTATAATTATCTAAAACCTTTGGGCATTCCCGTATTTATTGGGCTAATGCCCCTTTTAAACTACCGAAACGCCGAGTTCCTTCATAATGAGGTACCGGGGATTTCTATACCTGAAGCTGTACGTGAAAAATTGAAAGCAGTAGATGGGGAAAAAGCTATGGAGGTAGGTGTGGGATTTGCACAAGTACTTGGGGAAGAAATTCTTTCGCTTTTCAAAGGCATTTATCTAATCACTCCTTTTCTCCGGTATGATATTTCGGTCAGGCTTTTGGAATTGCTCTTTAGTAGGAAAAAATCTTAG